In Actinomadura citrea, a single window of DNA contains:
- a CDS encoding endonuclease/exonuclease/phosphatase family protein, with amino-acid sequence MASTDVGTRTGGPAAAGPPIVPQGPARLALIAVTVAVLAQTLRFSLPQLDHFADEAGTASAAGAVLVVYLAGFAAPLIRRFAGPRGLLLAGVGGLFAVRLLAQALDPRTWLAFAGTAIGMIAVAALYEGARGLSGVGFATATVAGLSIDGAVRMCFATWDPVWRDGFGPWLACLAFVGVGAAALYRELASGPVSAPGVSWRDALGAAAFGPFLALQILVLASPAFVASSGWQSLTGAHVAIVIGQGLALAFLASGLAVRAVPGGVCVLGGTLLGVGAGAVAGTYALSGIEVVPVVIVGQVLSAWLLAVACRAPLRRAGTGGPVWRVDAGAALGGLLVAAILIPYQVSAVSPLPVPNNLLPGLAGILLGALAAIAAARGGPLPARVPLRALTAGAAALVLLGGTLVFTVAAPDGEAPAAPAGGQVRVLSYNIHDAVNQSGRLDPEGVARVIEGQRAQVVLLQEAGRGSLLSGTTDVAVWLSRRLGMKLIWGPAADGQFGNAILTSLPVRSSGTGRMPKGDWSQIRGYVWARLAVGQTTMDVWSTHLEGGGDRGGERAREIAALLRAWGGAPRTIIGGDFNAGPGSPELIAMTDGTDLRNTAIGGEQYPTRSDGTSTDWVFGSDGVLVTDYDVPESDASDHYPVAVTVRIGR; translated from the coding sequence TTGGCCAGCACAGACGTAGGCACCAGGACCGGCGGCCCGGCCGCGGCCGGCCCCCCGATCGTCCCGCAGGGCCCCGCCAGACTCGCGCTGATCGCCGTCACCGTCGCGGTGCTCGCGCAGACGCTGCGGTTCTCGCTGCCGCAGCTCGACCACTTCGCCGACGAGGCCGGGACCGCGTCCGCCGCAGGCGCGGTGCTCGTGGTCTACCTCGCAGGGTTCGCCGCCCCCCTGATCCGGCGCTTCGCCGGCCCGCGCGGGCTGCTGCTCGCCGGTGTCGGCGGGCTTTTCGCCGTCCGGCTCCTCGCGCAGGCGCTCGACCCGCGCACCTGGCTCGCGTTCGCCGGCACCGCCATCGGCATGATCGCCGTCGCGGCGCTGTACGAGGGCGCCCGCGGCCTGTCGGGGGTCGGGTTCGCCACCGCCACCGTCGCGGGCCTGTCCATCGACGGCGCCGTGCGGATGTGCTTCGCCACCTGGGACCCGGTGTGGCGCGACGGCTTCGGCCCCTGGCTGGCCTGCCTGGCGTTCGTCGGCGTCGGCGCCGCCGCGCTCTACCGCGAGCTGGCGTCCGGCCCCGTCTCCGCGCCAGGCGTGTCCTGGCGGGACGCGCTCGGCGCCGCGGCGTTCGGGCCGTTCCTCGCTCTGCAGATCCTCGTCCTCGCCAGCCCCGCGTTCGTCGCCTCGTCGGGTTGGCAGTCGCTGACCGGCGCGCACGTCGCGATCGTCATCGGGCAGGGCCTCGCGCTGGCGTTCCTCGCCTCCGGCCTCGCCGTGCGGGCCGTGCCGGGCGGCGTGTGCGTGCTCGGCGGGACGCTCCTCGGCGTCGGCGCGGGCGCCGTCGCCGGGACGTACGCGCTCTCCGGCATCGAGGTCGTCCCCGTCGTGATCGTCGGGCAGGTGCTGTCGGCGTGGCTGCTGGCGGTGGCGTGCCGCGCGCCGCTGCGCCGGGCCGGGACCGGCGGGCCCGTCTGGCGGGTGGACGCCGGCGCCGCGCTCGGCGGCCTGCTCGTCGCCGCGATCCTCATCCCGTACCAGGTCAGCGCCGTCTCGCCGCTGCCGGTCCCCAACAACCTGCTGCCCGGGCTCGCCGGCATCCTGCTCGGCGCGCTCGCGGCGATCGCCGCGGCGCGCGGCGGCCCGCTGCCCGCGCGCGTCCCGCTGCGGGCCCTCACCGCGGGCGCCGCCGCGCTGGTGCTGCTGGGCGGCACCCTCGTGTTCACCGTGGCCGCGCCGGACGGCGAGGCCCCGGCCGCGCCCGCCGGGGGCCAGGTGCGGGTGCTCAGCTACAACATCCACGACGCGGTCAACCAGTCCGGGCGCCTCGACCCCGAGGGCGTCGCCCGCGTCATCGAAGGGCAGCGCGCGCAGGTCGTCCTGCTGCAGGAGGCCGGGCGCGGGTCGCTGCTGTCCGGCACCACCGACGTCGCCGTGTGGCTGTCGCGGCGCCTCGGCATGAAGCTGATCTGGGGCCCGGCCGCCGACGGCCAGTTCGGCAACGCGATCCTGACGTCGCTGCCGGTGCGCAGCTCCGGGACGGGCCGGATGCCGAAGGGCGACTGGTCGCAGATCCGCGGCTACGTGTGGGCGCGGCTCGCCGTCGGCCAGACCACGATGGACGTGTGGTCGACGCACCTGGAGGGCGGCGGCGACCGGGGCGGCGAGCGGGCCCGGGAGATCGCGGCGCTGCTGCGGGCCTGGGGCGGCGCGCCCCGCACGATCATCGGCGGCGACTTCAACGCGGGTCCGGGCAGCCCGGAGCTGATCGCGATGACCGACGGCACCGACCTGCGCAACACCGCGATCGGCGGCGAGCAGTACCCGACCAGGTCCGACGGCACCAGCACCGACTGGGTCTTCGGATCGGACGGGGTCCTCGTCACCGACTACGACGTGCCCGAGTCCGACGCCTCCGACCACTACCCCGTCGCGGTGACCGTCCGGATCGGGCGGTGA
- a CDS encoding GNAT family N-acetyltransferase — protein sequence MSAETVAIERAAPGDAGEMMTVQRAAYVSEAQLYGDPFIPPLVESAEQLRKVLAGDAVALKAVMGGRLVGAVRAQFSDRTCLVGRLVVVPDLQRRGIGRRLLTELEGEIAGRADACVLFTGHLSEANLRLYRGLGYSETHRERVAAHLTLVHMRKTLVPAGTAQPPRR from the coding sequence ATGAGCGCCGAGACGGTCGCGATCGAGCGGGCGGCCCCCGGGGACGCGGGGGAGATGATGACCGTCCAGCGGGCCGCCTACGTCTCGGAGGCGCAGCTGTACGGCGACCCGTTCATCCCCCCGCTGGTGGAGTCGGCCGAGCAGCTGCGCAAGGTGCTGGCGGGCGACGCCGTGGCGCTGAAGGCGGTCATGGGCGGCCGCCTCGTCGGCGCCGTGCGGGCCCAGTTCAGCGACCGCACGTGCCTGGTCGGGCGGCTCGTCGTCGTCCCCGACCTGCAGCGCCGCGGCATCGGGCGGCGCCTGCTGACGGAGCTGGAGGGCGAGATCGCCGGGCGCGCCGACGCGTGCGTGCTGTTCACCGGCCACCTGAGCGAGGCGAACCTGCGCCTGTACCGGGGGCTCGGCTACTCCGAGACGCACCGGGAGCGCGTCGCCGCGCACCTCACCCTCGTGCACATGCGCAAGACCCTCGTCCCCGCGGGAACCGCCCAGCCGCCGCGCCGCTAG
- the coaE gene encoding dephospho-CoA kinase codes for MLKVGLTGGIGSGKSEVAKRLREHGAVVIDADGIAREVVEPGTPGLAAVVAEFGEDVLLPSGALDREKVGRIVFADPDRLAALNAIVHPLVGERMQELMDAAPADAVVVYDVPLLAENGLAGMYDEVVVVDAPEETQLDRLVARRGMTEEDARARMANQASRADRRAVATRVIDNSGTLADLKAQVDALWDFLTRRTAS; via the coding sequence GTGCTGAAAGTGGGACTCACCGGCGGGATCGGTTCGGGCAAGAGCGAGGTGGCGAAGCGGCTGCGCGAGCACGGCGCGGTCGTCATCGACGCCGACGGGATCGCCCGCGAGGTGGTCGAGCCGGGCACCCCGGGCCTCGCCGCCGTGGTGGCGGAGTTCGGCGAGGACGTCCTGTTGCCGTCCGGTGCCCTCGACCGGGAGAAGGTCGGCCGCATCGTGTTCGCCGACCCCGACCGGCTCGCCGCCCTGAACGCGATCGTCCACCCGCTGGTGGGGGAGCGGATGCAGGAGCTGATGGACGCCGCCCCCGCGGACGCGGTCGTCGTCTACGACGTCCCCCTCCTGGCGGAGAACGGCCTGGCCGGCATGTACGACGAGGTCGTCGTCGTGGACGCCCCCGAGGAGACGCAGCTGGACCGCCTGGTCGCCCGCCGCGGCATGACCGAGGAGGACGCCCGCGCCCGCATGGCCAACCAGGCGTCCCGCGCCGACCGCCGCGCCGTCGCCACCCGCGTCATCGACAACTCCGGCACCCTCGCCGACCTGAAAGCCCAGGTCGACGCCCTCTGGGACTTCCTGACCCGCCGCACCGCGTCCTAG
- a CDS encoding TIR domain-containing protein: MTPPGHPQERPTDFFISYSPADERWASWIAWQLEAAGHRTMMQAWDFVPGTNFIDYMDRGLSEAKVVVAVLSRNYLRSRYGRLEWMAALRADPDDPARKLVTVRIEDCPIDGLLSTITYVDLVGVDDPDEARRLLMRRIQEALAGHARPLSGPGFPGAGQNRPGPLPGGREPLMGRLEETDGPEGGGRRPEPTGERPARRAPVAAPAFPAADAGQEPREHLTVLHVSGPRFGRTLAEPGEPTTATELQDRIWSDVTRLADSGVPRPDLLVVTGNITHSGSRKEFAEALSFLTSLRALLGLEAQRVVVVPGTHDVTRAACQAYFSSCEADDIEPQPPYWPKWRHYAGLFKEFYQGIDALIFDSAQPWTLFPVPDLKIVVAGLNSTLPQTHREEDRHGRVGQAQAAWFNQRLRHFEDEGWLRLGAIEHTPIAGEPGALRDPETVETLLAAHVNLFFQGTESEYGAVPLLAGDVPSVPALGPGRHQLVVVRGDGLERWIPEDAARRGPERLERSWTAVGGTFPPPLAQTPPAPPAPELGPGGDGTADPVPDPTGRLLDRLTEACETRFERATIRRVVPPAREDGRSDPPHLLLTHLEDGFVRQYRIGAHVGRVTEADVDAFVRHVHADGTDHGSELVYLGPAPARSVRDDALRRGIRVRSLTEFQGLVDLSEYVAAQSGRLSAGGVYPPSLYVPQRYRELDRFLPDGERRSGADVHDDVVGEMLRLLAADHGRFLLLLGDFGRGKTFALRELARRIPEELPHVVPILIELRALDKAHSVDGLVAAHLANHGEELIDLKAFHYMLRQGRIVLLFDGFDELVTRMTYDRAADHLDTLLQAAQDKAKIVVASRTQHFKSQAQVLTALGEKVGVLPHRRVLALEEFTPPQVRSYLVNRYGDEGAAEDRLSLLAGIEELLALTSNPRMLSFIADLSEERLRAVAQARRAVSPADLYQEILSSWLAYEAERVGGAGGPSGLEADDMWQAVGTLALRLWEGNEQFLRLAELADVADALTGLAGGRMSPHQVTHAVGAGSLLVRTPEGLFGFIHTSVMEWLVARHIADEFAKGEAPAALGRRALTQLAVDFLCDLADTRACQEWTARVLADPEADDIARANAIRITTRLRTPAHTDLRGARLQGEDLSYRDLQEVDLTGADLSDAQLVGANLSRAVLRDASLAGARLDEATLTGADLRGADLSRARLARADLRDVAVEGSRWTRAALVDAVLPGRVAAAPELREAAIAPGRPIDIQVAPAAVGVPYGFHFQTSRLPQPLAYSPGGSVLAVGSEDGGVLICDAVTGTPLRSLQGHTDRAYAVAFDGAGSLLASGSADGSVRLWDLATGHTTHTFAVHPAGVWPLVVGGRSPAGNDLVAAGAADGTVRVWDTLSGLLLHELPGHTAPVYTAVFDPAGSLMVTGDAGGTLRVWDLATGALRRELAGHHGAVFRAVFHPDGSLLAAGDEAGVVRLWDIRTGEIRQELLGHTGRVYAIAFHPDGDLLVTGDTDGTVRIWEEGRQRSVLTGHGGGIYQATFSPDGGRLATADSAGSVRLWDPRTGRQRLELAGHRGAVWPFAFRPDGAQLATSSNDGTARMWDAETGQCRVVLRGHGRRVTGVAFSPDGGMLAASGNDGLVRLWDPRSGRMIRELRGVADNLTSAAFNTRDSQLATATNDGGVHLWQAGTGTFERELNVETDHVWAQAFAPSGDVLATANDDDSVRLWYWTTGRETVNLADHRGRVRSIDFQPGGALVATGCDDGVVRLWSPRTGELAAALRGHGDRVYQVSFSPSGETLASASNDGTVRLWDPSTGDLLHTLTEHTGRLWTTAFHPSGAMLASAGDDMVVRLWNPSNGRLLHALTGHTRRVWSAAFSPDGSLLATAGDDGAIILWDVTDRAAPARRATLLGLAEGWAALAPDGRYKWEGDATAEFWYAVGMCRFEPGELDAYLPEVHRLPLDAPF; the protein is encoded by the coding sequence ATGACACCCCCCGGCCACCCCCAGGAGCGCCCGACCGACTTCTTCATCAGCTACTCGCCGGCCGACGAACGGTGGGCGTCCTGGATCGCCTGGCAACTGGAGGCCGCCGGGCACCGCACGATGATGCAGGCGTGGGACTTCGTGCCCGGGACCAACTTCATCGACTACATGGACCGGGGCCTGTCGGAGGCCAAGGTCGTGGTGGCGGTGCTGTCGCGCAACTACCTGCGCTCGCGGTACGGGCGGCTGGAGTGGATGGCGGCGCTGCGGGCCGACCCGGACGACCCGGCGCGCAAGCTGGTCACGGTCCGCATCGAGGACTGCCCGATCGACGGCCTGCTCTCCACGATCACCTACGTGGACCTGGTGGGGGTGGACGACCCGGACGAGGCGCGCCGGCTGCTGATGCGGCGCATCCAGGAGGCCCTCGCCGGCCACGCGCGTCCCCTCAGCGGCCCTGGCTTCCCCGGAGCGGGGCAGAACCGCCCCGGGCCGCTTCCCGGTGGCCGGGAACCGCTGATGGGCCGCCTGGAGGAGACTGACGGGCCCGAGGGAGGGGGTAGGCGGCCCGAACCGACGGGAGAGCGGCCCGCCCGGCGGGCGCCCGTCGCCGCGCCGGCGTTCCCGGCGGCGGACGCCGGGCAGGAGCCGCGCGAGCACCTGACCGTCCTGCACGTCTCCGGCCCCCGGTTCGGCCGGACGCTGGCCGAGCCCGGCGAGCCGACGACCGCCACCGAGCTGCAGGACCGGATCTGGAGCGATGTGACACGGCTGGCCGACTCCGGCGTGCCGCGGCCCGACCTGCTCGTCGTCACCGGCAACATCACCCACTCGGGCAGCCGCAAGGAGTTCGCCGAGGCGCTGTCGTTCCTGACGAGCCTGCGCGCGCTGCTGGGCCTGGAGGCGCAGCGCGTCGTGGTGGTGCCCGGCACCCACGACGTCACCCGCGCGGCCTGCCAGGCGTACTTCTCCAGCTGCGAGGCCGACGACATCGAGCCCCAGCCGCCGTACTGGCCGAAATGGCGCCACTACGCGGGCCTGTTCAAGGAGTTCTACCAGGGCATCGACGCGCTCATCTTCGACAGCGCCCAGCCGTGGACGCTGTTCCCCGTCCCCGACCTGAAGATCGTGGTGGCCGGGCTCAACTCGACGCTGCCGCAGACCCACCGCGAGGAGGACCGCCACGGGCGCGTCGGCCAGGCGCAGGCCGCATGGTTCAACCAGCGGCTGCGGCACTTCGAGGACGAGGGCTGGCTGCGCCTCGGCGCGATCGAGCACACGCCCATCGCGGGCGAGCCCGGCGCGCTGCGCGACCCCGAGACGGTGGAGACGCTGCTCGCCGCCCACGTCAACCTGTTCTTCCAGGGGACGGAGTCGGAGTACGGCGCCGTCCCGCTGCTGGCGGGCGACGTCCCGTCCGTCCCGGCGCTCGGCCCCGGCCGGCACCAGCTCGTCGTCGTGCGCGGGGACGGGCTGGAGCGCTGGATCCCCGAGGACGCCGCGAGGCGCGGCCCGGAACGCCTCGAACGGTCCTGGACCGCCGTGGGCGGAACGTTCCCACCTCCGCTCGCGCAGACCCCTCCGGCCCCTCCCGCCCCGGAACTCGGCCCCGGCGGCGACGGCACCGCCGACCCCGTCCCCGATCCCACGGGACGCCTGCTCGACCGCCTGACGGAGGCGTGCGAGACGCGGTTCGAGCGCGCCACCATCCGGCGCGTCGTCCCGCCCGCGCGCGAGGACGGCCGCTCCGACCCGCCGCACCTGCTGCTCACCCACCTGGAGGACGGCTTCGTCCGCCAGTACCGCATCGGCGCCCACGTGGGGCGGGTGACCGAGGCGGACGTGGACGCGTTCGTCCGGCACGTGCACGCCGACGGCACCGACCACGGCTCGGAACTGGTGTACCTGGGGCCGGCCCCGGCGCGGTCCGTGCGCGACGACGCGCTGCGCCGCGGCATCCGGGTGCGCAGCCTCACCGAGTTCCAGGGGCTCGTCGACCTGTCGGAGTACGTGGCGGCCCAGTCGGGGCGGCTGTCCGCCGGCGGGGTCTACCCGCCGTCCCTGTACGTCCCGCAGCGCTACCGGGAGCTCGACCGGTTCCTCCCCGACGGCGAGCGCCGGTCGGGCGCGGACGTCCACGACGACGTGGTCGGCGAGATGCTGCGGCTGCTGGCCGCCGACCACGGGCGGTTCCTGCTGCTGCTCGGCGACTTCGGCCGCGGCAAGACCTTCGCCCTGCGGGAGCTGGCGCGCCGCATCCCGGAGGAGCTGCCGCACGTCGTCCCGATCCTCATCGAGCTGCGGGCGCTCGACAAGGCGCACTCGGTGGACGGCCTGGTCGCCGCGCACCTGGCCAATCACGGTGAGGAGCTCATCGACCTCAAGGCGTTCCACTACATGCTCCGCCAGGGCCGCATCGTCCTGCTCTTCGACGGGTTCGACGAGCTGGTGACGCGCATGACCTACGACCGGGCCGCCGACCACCTCGACACCCTGCTCCAGGCCGCCCAGGACAAGGCGAAGATCGTGGTGGCGAGCCGGACGCAGCACTTCAAGTCGCAGGCGCAGGTGCTGACCGCCCTCGGCGAGAAGGTCGGCGTGCTGCCGCACCGCCGCGTCCTCGCCCTGGAGGAGTTCACGCCCCCGCAGGTCCGCTCGTACCTGGTGAACCGGTACGGCGACGAGGGCGCGGCCGAGGACCGGTTGAGCCTGCTGGCGGGGATCGAGGAGCTGCTGGCGCTGACGTCCAACCCGCGGATGCTGTCGTTCATCGCCGACCTCTCCGAGGAGCGGCTGCGCGCGGTCGCGCAGGCGCGCCGCGCCGTCAGCCCCGCCGACCTCTACCAGGAGATCCTGTCGTCCTGGCTCGCGTACGAGGCCGAGCGGGTCGGCGGCGCGGGCGGCCCGTCCGGCCTGGAGGCCGACGACATGTGGCAGGCCGTGGGCACGCTCGCGCTGCGGCTGTGGGAGGGCAACGAGCAGTTCCTGCGGCTCGCCGAGCTGGCCGACGTCGCCGACGCCCTCACCGGGCTCGCCGGTGGGCGGATGTCGCCGCACCAGGTGACCCACGCCGTCGGCGCCGGGAGCCTGCTCGTGCGCACGCCCGAGGGGCTGTTCGGCTTCATCCACACGTCCGTCATGGAGTGGCTCGTCGCCCGGCACATCGCGGACGAGTTCGCCAAGGGCGAGGCACCGGCCGCCCTCGGCCGCCGTGCCCTGACCCAGCTCGCCGTCGACTTCCTCTGCGACCTCGCCGACACGCGCGCCTGCCAGGAGTGGACGGCCCGGGTGCTCGCCGACCCCGAGGCCGACGACATCGCCCGCGCCAACGCGATCCGCATCACGACGCGGCTGCGCACCCCCGCGCACACCGACCTGCGCGGCGCCCGCCTGCAGGGCGAGGACCTGTCCTACCGCGACCTCCAGGAGGTCGACCTCACCGGCGCCGACCTCAGCGACGCGCAGCTCGTGGGCGCGAACCTCTCCCGCGCCGTCCTGCGGGACGCCTCGCTCGCCGGGGCGCGCCTGGACGAGGCCACCCTGACCGGCGCCGACCTGCGCGGCGCCGACCTGTCCCGGGCCCGTCTGGCCCGCGCCGACCTGCGCGACGTCGCCGTGGAGGGCAGCCGCTGGACCCGCGCCGCCCTCGTGGACGCCGTGCTCCCGGGCCGCGTCGCGGCCGCCCCCGAACTGCGCGAGGCGGCCATCGCGCCGGGCCGCCCCATCGACATCCAGGTCGCGCCGGCCGCGGTGGGCGTCCCCTACGGCTTCCACTTCCAGACCAGCCGCCTCCCCCAGCCGCTCGCCTACAGCCCCGGGGGCTCCGTCCTGGCCGTCGGCAGCGAGGACGGCGGCGTCCTCATCTGCGACGCCGTCACGGGCACGCCGCTGCGCAGCCTCCAGGGCCACACCGACCGCGCCTACGCGGTCGCCTTCGACGGCGCCGGAAGCCTACTGGCGAGCGGGTCCGCCGACGGTTCCGTCCGGCTGTGGGACCTCGCCACCGGCCACACCACGCACACCTTCGCCGTCCACCCCGCCGGCGTGTGGCCCCTGGTGGTCGGGGGACGCTCCCCCGCGGGCAACGACCTCGTCGCCGCGGGCGCCGCCGACGGCACCGTCCGCGTGTGGGACACCCTGTCCGGCCTGCTCCTGCACGAGCTGCCCGGGCACACCGCCCCCGTCTACACCGCCGTGTTCGACCCCGCCGGGTCGCTCATGGTCACCGGCGACGCGGGCGGCACCCTGCGCGTCTGGGACCTCGCCACCGGCGCGCTGCGCCGCGAGCTGGCCGGCCACCACGGCGCGGTGTTCCGCGCCGTGTTCCACCCGGACGGCTCCCTGCTCGCCGCCGGGGACGAGGCGGGCGTCGTCCGGCTCTGGGACATCCGCACCGGCGAGATCCGCCAGGAGCTCCTCGGCCACACCGGCCGCGTCTACGCCATCGCGTTCCACCCGGACGGGGACCTCCTCGTCACCGGCGACACCGACGGGACCGTCCGCATCTGGGAGGAGGGCCGGCAGCGCAGCGTCCTCACCGGCCACGGCGGCGGCATCTACCAGGCCACCTTCAGCCCGGACGGCGGACGGCTCGCCACCGCCGACAGCGCCGGGTCCGTCCGCCTGTGGGACCCGCGCACCGGCCGTCAGCGCCTCGAACTGGCCGGGCACCGCGGCGCCGTGTGGCCGTTCGCGTTCCGCCCGGACGGCGCCCAGCTCGCCACCAGCAGCAACGACGGCACGGCCCGGATGTGGGACGCCGAGACCGGGCAGTGCCGCGTCGTGCTGCGCGGCCACGGCCGCCGCGTCACCGGCGTGGCGTTCAGCCCCGACGGCGGCATGCTGGCCGCCAGCGGCAACGACGGCCTCGTCCGGCTCTGGGACCCGCGCTCCGGCCGGATGATCCGCGAGCTGCGCGGCGTCGCCGACAACCTCACCTCCGCCGCGTTCAACACCCGCGACTCCCAGCTCGCCACCGCCACCAACGACGGCGGCGTCCACCTGTGGCAGGCCGGGACGGGCACGTTCGAACGCGAACTGAACGTCGAGACCGACCACGTCTGGGCGCAGGCGTTCGCGCCGTCCGGGGACGTCCTCGCCACCGCCAACGACGACGACTCCGTCCGGCTCTGGTACTGGACGACCGGCCGCGAGACCGTCAACCTGGCCGACCACCGCGGCCGCGTCCGCTCCATCGACTTCCAGCCCGGCGGCGCCCTGGTCGCGACCGGCTGCGACGACGGCGTCGTCCGGCTCTGGAGCCCCCGCACGGGCGAACTCGCCGCCGCGCTGCGCGGACACGGCGACCGCGTGTACCAGGTGTCGTTCTCACCGTCCGGGGAGACGCTCGCCAGCGCCAGCAACGACGGGACCGTCCGCCTCTGGGACCCGTCCACGGGCGATCTCCTGCACACCCTCACCGAGCACACCGGGCGCCTGTGGACCACCGCGTTCCACCCGTCCGGGGCGATGCTCGCCAGCGCGGGCGACGACATGGTCGTGCGCCTCTGGAACCCGTCCAACGGGCGGCTGCTGCACGCCCTCACCGGCCACACCCGCCGCGTCTGGTCCGCCGCGTTCAGCCCGGACGGCTCCCTGCTCGCCACCGCGGGCGACGACGGCGCCATCATCCTGTGGGACGTCACCGACCGCGCCGCCCCCGCGCGCCGCGCCACCCTCCTCGGCCTGGCCGAGGGCTGGGCCGCCCTGGCCCCTGACGGCCGCTACAAGTGGGAGGGCGACGCCACCGCCGAGTTCTGGTACGCCGTGGGCATGTGCCGCTTCGAACCGGGCGAGCTCGACGCCTACCTCCCCGAGGTCCACCGGCTCCCCCTCGACGCCCCGTTCTAG
- a CDS encoding SLC13 family permease has translation MPPPPTEALRRAAGSLGVLDWIRIAVLVLGLVFVATGLLPADTARSSVGRIAPLLLFLFSVIVLAELTKEAGVFDAIAQRMAKAGRGNYVALFLLCVAFASLTTVFLNLDTTAVLLTPVMLALAARARIATLPLAMTTVWLANTASLLLPVSNLTNLLAADRVALETRAFAARMWAPQLAVLAVTMVLLWVFYWRRRMRGEETYDPPAPVPVKDRVLFSATGAACLLFIGAILAGVHTGIQLGLAATAAAVVAVVAFAVRDRTLLRPALIPWQLMVFVTGLFLVVPTLERFGLDDAMRALIGDDGGTAGAVRAAFSGAGLSNVLNNLPAYVAGESAVPASNKDQLLSLLVGTNVGPVITPWGSLATLLWFEWCRRWDVRVPMRTFVLAGTVLAVTGSAAAVGALLLTG, from the coding sequence GTGCCGCCCCCTCCGACCGAGGCCCTGCGCCGTGCCGCCGGCTCCTTGGGCGTTCTCGACTGGATCCGCATCGCCGTTCTGGTGCTCGGCCTGGTGTTCGTCGCCACCGGCCTGCTGCCCGCCGACACGGCCCGCTCCAGCGTCGGGCGGATCGCACCCCTGCTGCTCTTCCTGTTCAGCGTCATCGTCCTGGCGGAGCTGACCAAGGAGGCGGGGGTCTTCGACGCGATCGCGCAGCGGATGGCCAAGGCCGGCCGCGGCAACTACGTCGCGCTGTTCCTGCTGTGCGTGGCGTTCGCGTCGCTCACCACAGTCTTCCTCAACTTGGACACGACCGCGGTGCTGCTGACTCCGGTCATGCTGGCTCTGGCGGCGCGCGCGCGGATCGCGACTCTCCCGCTGGCCATGACGACGGTGTGGCTGGCCAACACCGCGAGCCTGCTGCTGCCGGTGTCCAACCTGACCAACCTGCTCGCCGCCGACCGCGTGGCGCTGGAGACCCGCGCGTTCGCTGCGCGCATGTGGGCGCCGCAACTGGCGGTCCTGGCCGTGACCATGGTGCTGCTGTGGGTCTTCTACTGGCGGCGTCGGATGCGCGGCGAGGAGACCTACGACCCGCCCGCCCCGGTGCCCGTCAAGGACCGGGTGCTGTTCTCCGCCACGGGCGCCGCCTGCCTGCTGTTCATCGGGGCGATCCTCGCGGGCGTGCACACCGGGATCCAGCTGGGCCTCGCCGCGACCGCCGCCGCCGTCGTGGCCGTGGTCGCCTTCGCCGTGCGCGACCGGACGCTGCTGCGCCCCGCGCTCATCCCCTGGCAGCTCATGGTGTTCGTCACCGGGCTGTTCCTCGTCGTCCCCACTCTGGAACGATTCGGGCTGGACGACGCCATGCGCGCCCTGATCGGCGACGACGGTGGTACGGCCGGGGCGGTGCGGGCCGCGTTCTCGGGGGCGGGGCTGTCGAACGTCCTCAACAATCTCCCCGCCTACGTCGCCGGGGAATCGGCCGTGCCCGCCTCGAACAAGGACCAGTTGCTCTCCCTGCTCGTCGGGACGAACGTGGGGCCCGTCATCACGCCCTGGGGGTCGCTGGCGACGCTGCTGTGGTTCGAATGGTGCCGGCGCTGGGACGTGCGCGTGCCGATGCGCACGTTCGTCCTGGCGGGGACGGTCCTGGCCGTGACGGGCTCGGCCGCCGCCGTAGGGGCCCTCCTGCTGACCGGCTGA
- a CDS encoding inositol monophosphatase family protein, whose product MRPTTPSAALPVDLSEARRVAVEAAEAAGALLSARVDGPLGVRPKGAGGDVVTELDTAAEDLIVGRLRAAYPGHRIIAEESGILDGAPGEDMVWLVDPLDGTNNVAIGMPVYAVGLALCARAEPVLGVVHDPVSGRTWSAVRGRGALGPDGRPLTLADRPRPGRERNPLLAWTQGHQVGAGDPVAFAMRSALELRCARMLQLWAPLVAWTMLARGDIDGIVGYLPEIVDLPAGMLVAAEAGAQLRRLDGAPYELGIDRPPSELGFVAARPELLDRLLETTAKIDPRDGCAPVAR is encoded by the coding sequence ATGAGACCCACCACCCCGTCAGCGGCCCTTCCGGTCGATCTTTCCGAGGCCCGCCGCGTGGCGGTGGAGGCGGCGGAGGCGGCGGGCGCGCTGCTCAGCGCCCGCGTGGACGGCCCCCTCGGGGTGCGGCCGAAGGGCGCGGGCGGGGACGTGGTGACGGAGCTGGACACCGCCGCCGAGGACCTGATCGTCGGGCGGCTGCGGGCCGCGTACCCGGGGCACCGGATCATCGCCGAGGAGTCCGGGATCCTCGACGGCGCGCCCGGCGAGGACATGGTCTGGCTCGTCGACCCGCTGGACGGCACCAACAACGTGGCGATCGGCATGCCGGTGTACGCGGTCGGGCTGGCGTTGTGCGCGCGCGCCGAGCCGGTCCTGGGCGTCGTGCACGACCCGGTGAGCGGCCGGACGTGGTCGGCGGTGCGCGGGCGGGGCGCCCTGGGCCCGGACGGGAGGCCCCTGACGCTGGCCGACCGTCCCCGGCCGGGACGGGAGAGGAACCCGCTCCTGGCCTGGACGCAGGGCCACCAGGTCGGTGCGGGCGATCCGGTGGCGTTCGCCATGCGCTCGGCCCTGGAGCTGCGGTGCGCGCGCATGCTGCAACTGTGGGCGCCGCTGGTGGCGTGGACGATGCTGGCGCGCGGCGACATCGACGGCATCGTCGGCTACCTGCCCGAGATCGTGGACCTGCCCGCCGGGATGCTGGTGGCCGCCGAGGCGGGCGCGCAGCTGCGCCGCCTGGACGGCGCCCCGTACGAGCTGGGCATCGACCGACCGCCGTCCGAGCTGGGCTTCGTCGCGGCGCGTCCCGAACTGCTCGACCGGCTCCTGGAGACCACGGCGAAGATCGATCCGAGGGACGGGTGCGCCCCCGTCGCCCGGTGA